From the Argentina anserina chromosome 3, drPotAnse1.1, whole genome shotgun sequence genome, the window AGATAAATGACAATAATCGTAGAAAATGTATGACATTCTTATTCGTTGATCATGTCCCTTTATATAGCTAAATGAGATGATACTGGAAAGAATGCGATATGATTCCGTTGATCGTGCCCCCTTTTTATGattaaaggagaggatacTGAAATAAAAATAGGATATCATTCTTTGTCAATATAATCAACTTAGTTACTCAAAAACTTAATAAAACTTCATGCAAAGTAGATCAAATAATAAGGAACTCATTAAAACATTCGGAAACTTATTCTACTTTTGAAAGCTAAGTAACTTTACTGTAAGTATAATGAATTCTcataaaaatgaaatagttaaatttaaaaaatttaagcCAAATAAATAATTGCATGCacttcttaaaaaaaacaaagtctAACTCACTGTTTAAGGCTTAAACCTGACAATGCCCAAAATATCCTTCGCATATCTCAATAGTGACAAACTTTCCTTTTTTCAGTAACTGGAGTCCCTTCTTAACAACATAACACTCCCTAATGAGGTGCCTAAAATAGGTGGATCGGTGGCCGGAGTTATAGGTTTGATCGGAAATGGGGAATTCCTCTTTTTGAATTCGATCTCTTTCAGAAACTAGCGTATGTAAGTTTTGTGAATTAAAATTGATgaagggaaggaagagggaggTTTTTATGGTGGCGTGCCAGCGAGAAATTCGAGGACAACGACACTACATCTTGGGGAGGCCGGAGCTCTAAGCCTCggtctctctatctctctatTTCATCGGGGAGGAAAGAggggagaagaaaagaaaagggtgCGGCCGAGAATGtgggataagaaaataaaaagattaggGCATCATGGTGAAATTACCTTATTGTCCTTAAAGAACCATTAAATCCAAATTTAATGCTCAACTTCAGTTGCTAACAACTTTTACATACGATAACCATTTTAAGCATGTCATATGTCTGTGAACTCATATGGACGAGCACTATGACTTTTGTgaagaaaattttcagatataaGTGACGAGTTAAAAGTCAGCTCTTGAACCATAGCAACTTAATCGATTTTCAAACTTTTGGCTCTCAAAACTCAATTCACTTTTGAACAAGGACTACGTAGGTGGTGTAGAATAAAGACTTTTACATACGAACGTTCAAATAATTCCCAATAATTACGAGAATTATGGAATGAAAGTTCGGGTTATACATGCCCATAGTTCTTAAATTAAGGAAAATGTTTTCTGAGGTACGGGGTGTTACATGGTATAACCAGTGAGTTATAAAAAGGCTTTAGCTATTCCTCAGTGGAAATATGCTATGCAAGAGGAGTACAATGCTTTGATGCAACAATAAACATGGTCTTTGGTTCCTTTACATCCTAACAAGAATTTAGTGTCTTGCAAGTGGATttttaagttgaagaaaaaTGCTAATGGCACAGTTGCTCGACATAAAGCACGATTAGTTGCTAGAGGTTTTAGTCAAGAGTATGGTGTTGACTATGAAGAAACTTTTTCTCCTATGGCGAGACACACAATTGTTCGTTTGATTATTAGCTTAGCTGCTTATTTTGGCTGGAAGCTTTATCAACTTGATGTTAAAAATGTTTTCTTTCATGGTCAACTACATGAGGAGGTCTATATGGCTCAACCTGGAGGTTTTGAAGATTCTGTACATCCCTCTCATGTCTGCATACTTCAGAAATCTCTATATGGTCTCAAGCAAGCTCCTAGGGATTGGAATGACATGTTTACATCTTTTTTGCCATCTTTTTTACCTAGCCTTGGATTTAAGTCGTCTCATGCTGATCCCTCTCTTTTCATTTTGCATTCTGGCTCCTCTAGAATATATTTACTGctctatgtggatgatattaTTCTTATTGGCAATGACGAAGAGTTGGCTAACTATACCATGGCCCAGGTCACCGGAAAAACACCTTTATTTGTATCAAGTCCCAAAGCCTTCCACACAGCTACAGACCCATCCATGATGTTGTTCCTGCACGGCATCTGACCGGCATGCATCTTATCACATCCAGCACGAGAATCACATTTTCGTCCACCACTTTCGCGGTCGTAGTCTTCCCATTACTTGTTGTGATTCTTATCATCTTCCCACATCGCGATTTATTATCAAACTACCCAGTAGCTAGAGAGTGCCACAATCCTCTCACtgtttgaatgaaattttccaGTACAATATGACGGTCCTCCTCCATCACCACCTTCGCTGAAATCGTTGAGTGTGAGTAAGGCTTTGGTGGCTGATGTTACAGGCGGTGAACAAGTGTATTTAGGGTATGACTTCCCTTTGCAAACCAGAGTCCCTGAGGTAATACAAGTTTGTGCGTTTGATGGGAGATGATAGCGAGGACAAGGGAAAGAAAAACGAACAACTTCAAGCTCGCCATTTGAGGGATCGGTTAGAGAAATGTTGAGTGTAGGGTGTGAGAAATGAGATTGTGTGCACTCTTATTTTTACTAAtgaaaatcatatttttacctaaaaattaattacagtcTAACTGATAATATCTTCAGGCTaaatatatcaaaatttaaaaaactCGCCTCAAGACTCGCCTGAGGCTTAAAAAACTTAAAGATACTTACATAACACCTCTATTTTTCGGTCTAGACACCGAGACTCACATTTTACGTTTTATGTTACGTTTTTTTACGCCTTTTACGCATTTTACTACgcatttgaaaataatctttttaagtatatttttatatttatttatataatgtgtttaatttgatgaaaactatctaaaacgtttggattatgaatttcattatatctaaatgcaataaattggtaagttcttatgtatatttgttctttttgtatgtgtataattatatatttacacatttaactactaattGTTTATAACATAAGGCTTACGCCTTATGCGCCTCAAGTTCTAAGGCTCAAGGATCTCAAGAAAATGCCTTATGATACGCCTTCACTTTTTAAAACATTAGAATATATACATACAACTGTATTCATGATTAATTTGTGGCTTAGGTTTGCATGCCATTTGTGGAAAGTGTTGCCTAACGTTTTTAATGGGGTTGCTAAGTTTTGTATGTTGGCCGGCAGGTATATAACTAGTGGATCGATTGATCGTTTAATCGTTTACTCCACTCTGGATGTCCATCGCTAGTATATAGCGTTTGGCCGCATCAcctctttatttatttatttttgttaattttgacATCTTAATTCTTTGATAGTGAATTGTAGTATTACGTTCCTTATTAATCTTTATTATTGTTTGGTATAGAATAGTCAATAGTAGCAAACATAATTTAAAGTAAAGATTAAAAGTGGAAATCTCGTGGACTAACTATTGGATATGTGagcaaattaattaattaataacttaaCCTATTAGTTGAAATGTTTCTTGTAAGACTAATCTATCGACGAACTAAAAGGTCTGCGAGACAAATTAACTCTACTTGTGAGTATTTCTTGGCTGACGCCCTGTAGCACTAAGTAACTTTGTTCTCCGGAATTTCTTTTGAGTCGTAAAAGTGATGCATCCTAGGATTTCCACCGACGTAGCCATGTCGGCGATGAGCGCAGGTACAGCCGCGTGTCCATGGGCTTTCTTGTGTCCACTGGAGGAGGCTCCTCATCCTCAATATGTTCCCAAAGCAAAAACGTTTGCCTCTGTTCTCTCCAACTCAATTGAGTCTTCGGTCTCTCGAAACCAATTGCCTGCTCCGGTCAAATGCGAAGACATGACTTATGTCAAGATCAATGAAGCTCTCTACCAGGAGCAACTGAAAAGCTTCACAACCAATTTGATTGGTAGGTTGTTATTGCGTAAGGGTTCTATCCCAATGAAAACATATGTTCTCAAGGGTTTACTTGCCGATTTATGGAAGCCATCAGCGCCATGGCGTTTAGTTCCACTCGGGAAAGACTACTTTGATATTCACTTCGGCACTGAGGATGATTTACGCAGAGTTTCGGGGGTGGTACATGCACTCTGCCAGATTGTCTCTTTCGATTGTCGCAATAGAAACCTAATTTTGTCCCTGAGGATGTCCTTCCACAAACACATGTCTAACTTTGGGTCAGGATGTATGGTTTGAGCCAAGATTACTGGCATCCTCGACATCTTATGGAGATTGCTCGTGGAGTGGGCACGCCCTTGCACTTGGACAAGGCTACAAGGAGCGTGAGTTCGGTTACTATGCTCGTATGCTAGTAGATGTTGATCTTGCAAACGAACTGCCATCTTCGCTCATGGTCGAGCCTGAGGCACATTGTTTTCCTATTAAGATTGTTTATGAGAATATGTGCACTCATTGTGGTATGGCTGGACATATGGCCGATCGTTGTAGACAATTACAAGGTGATCCAAAGCCTCGTCATTCTGAGAAGCCGATTTCGAAACCGAAGGTCCGACAAGAATACAAAGTAAAAGAGAAAGTTTCAAATGATCAAAGTATAGAGACTCAGTCATCAGTTAGTCCAACTGAAATTAATGGTACGGTTCCATCACGTACAAAAACATGTACAGTGATAGCACAAGTTGATCAAGGGATGAATTTTGAGTCGAGAGACACTGATGAGGGAAGAACTATTGAAGACAATTGAGAGACATTGATGAAGGGAGAACTATTAAAGATGATAGAGCTTTGGTTCCAAGGCCATGTACTCCTACTTCTAGTGAAAATCAATTTGTCATTCTAGCTCAGGAGGCTATTGTGGGGGCTGCTAATGAATTAATTGAGCAATTGGCATACCAAGTGTTCGAGGGGCCAAATGCTCAGACCCTTGATGTAGAGAACTCAATGGTGGCTACTAAGGAGGTTTTAGATGATGTTGAGGGCTCAATCCCCACCCCCTCAACGAGGATAGAAGACAATGCAAATGTAGTTCGTGAGACGGAGGAATGTATGACTGTTGTTCTTTCTAGATCCCagcaaaagaagcaaaaaaagaaaatgcgTGAGAATTTACTGcaagaacaagctttggaCAATTACCCTGCCCTTAGCAGTGTTCCCACCTCACGCCTCAACCTATTAAGATAATTTTTTGGAATGCTCGGGGTATGGGCAACGCCCCCACTCGTCGAGTCTTGAGTAGAATAGTTCGCAAATACAAACCTGCTATTATTGGTATTTTTGAaacttttattaatttaagttTACTTAAATCTTCCTTTTGGCATTCTTTAAAGATGTTTCTAGCAGCTGTGAATGACAGGGGGGACTAACCTCCAAATATCTGGCTCTTATGTGATCAAGCTATTCAACCTACTGTGTTACTAGCTACAGACCAGTAGCTCACAATTTCTTGCACTTTGGATAATGTTAATTGTATTTTGACTTGGGTTTATGCAAGAACTACAGTAACAGAGTGTCGTCGGCTTTGGAATGATATGCTTCATGTTAAAAGTACCTTTGTTCAGGGACCCTGGATAGTGTTCGGTGACTTTAATTGTGTCCTGAGTGCTCATGAAAACGAGGTGGAATTCTTCACAATGCCGTTACATGTTCAGACTTTCAGGACATGTCAACTAATTGTGAGTTGATTCATCTTCCTACTAAAGGATTGCCTTATACCTGGACGAATAGAAAGGGTGTTGGTGCAAGTGTTGAAATGAGGCTTGACCGGTGTCTTAACAATTTTTTTGGATGGATGTTTGGTGCAATTTGGAGTGCACTACTCTTCATGGTTTTTCCTCAGATCATTGTCCTCTTTTAGTGTCATTTTTAAAGCTTATACCTAACTAAAGATCACCATTTCGGTTCCATCGCATGTGGCTAGATCATccaagttttctttctttggtgaAGGAGGTTTGGCAGGGTTCTCATTTCTCTGGTAATCCAATATTTGTTTTAGCTTCTAAGCTGCAGACTCTTAAATAGCGGATTCGGATTTGGAATAAAGCTAAGTTTGGAGATGTAAACATAATGGTGGAGAAGTCATTTGATGATTTTCATATAATTTAGCGGGAAATTGTAGCTCGGGTCCTTCTGATGACTTGCTTTCtagggagagtgtttccagtgctcAAGTTCATGAGGCTCTTTTGCTTCAAGAGAAATTTTAATGTGATAAATCAAGGATAAAATGTCTTACTGAAGGTGACCGAAACTCTTCTTTCTTCCATGCAATGTTTAAAGTTCGGCATCTTAAACAATCATTATCAATTATGAGAGATGGAAACAGTATTATTGAtgacccaaaaaaaattagtgatCATGTCGTAAATTATTTCAATGCTTTTTCACATCAGATTCTTTTGTAAGAGACACTGGTCTAGTTTTTCAGGTAATTCCTAATCTCGTGACTACTGAGGATAATGCTTTGTTAACAGCCATTCCCACATCTGAGGAAATATTTCAGACTATGTGTTTCATGGATCATAATAGTTCTCCTGGTCCAGATGGTTTTggtagaaattttttttatgacgtGTTGGTCAGTTGTTGGTGCAGAGGTAGTCCAAGCTGTTCAGAGTTTTTTTCAGTACTGGATACATTCTCCCCCACTTAAATTCCAATTTAATGATCTTGATTCCTAAAGTCCCTGGAACAGACACCGTAACGCAGTTGCGTCCTATTGCTATGgcgaattttattttcaagcttatcacaaagattgtaGCTGATCGTTTGGGAAGTATTGCTACTCGGATTATTTCACCTAACCAAAGTGCTTTTGTTAGAGGCTGCACTATTGCAAACCCATTATATTGATTTCAGAATGCATTAACCTCCTGGATCGTAATTGTAAGGGCGGTAACATTGCAATTAAGTTTAATGTGCAAAATGCATTTGACATGCTTGATTGGGGTTTTGAAgtcttttggtttttcagaTCCTTTTTGTGACTGGATTAAAGCAATTTTGGGGTTTGCACACTTATCAATTTTAGTTAATGGTGAGATGGAAgagttttttctttgttttcatgGTGTTTGTCAAGGAGATCATTTGTCACCTATTCTGTTTTGTCTTGCGGAAGAGGTTTTAAGTAGAGGTCTCACTAAGGTGTGGCTGAGGATGAACTTATTCATTTACTATCAGCTCCTCTTAGTATTACCCCACCCTCGCATGTTCTAGTTGCATATAACATTATGGTTTTTATGCGGAGTACCAAGATATCTTTGAAGAATCTAATAAAGTTTATGGAAGAATATGGCTTAAATTCAGGGCAAAGAGTCAATAAATCTAAATCACTTGTGTTTCTTGGGAAATATGCTCACCGTAGACACTTTGTTATCCGGAAAATTTTGGGTGTCAAGCAGGGGCCTCTTCCATTCACATATCTTGGGGTTTCGATTTTCCAGGAACGTCCCAAGATGGTGTATTTTCAGGCCATTGCATATAGAATGAGATGCAAGTTGTCCTCTTGGAAAGGTTCTCTGTTGTCGCAAGCGGGTAGGCTACAACTTATTCAGTCAATGATTCAAGGCATTTTGGTTTATAGTTTTCAGATTTATAAGTGGTCGGCTGGTTTACTTCATGACCTTTAATCTTGGATtaggaattttttttggacTGGAAACCCTTTGAAAATAGGCATGCTTCTTGTTGCTTGGCGTCACTGTTATAAACCCAAAGAGGAAGGAGGTTTGGAGTTACGTGATCTATTTGAGGCTAATCGTGCTCTTCTAATAAAGAGATGTTGGGAGATGCTCTCATCTTCCTCTCTACCCTATATTTTACTTAGAGCTCGTTTTTTGAAAGATGATTTCCAACCTATAAAGTCTGGTTGAGTCTCAAAAAAGTTTAGCCaatgtttttaaattctttgCATTGGAGTGTTGGTGATGGCAAGAGGATTCCATTTTAGCAAGATAATTGGTTGGGTGAGCCTCTTACTACTAGTGTTGGAGTAAGTAGCTCTATTCCACTTCATGCTAAGGTGAatgatgttattgttgatTCTCATTGGGTTCTcccaatatattttatttcttcattccctCAAGCAGTAGAAAAAATTGAGCGCATTGCTCTGCCTAATGCAGACACATCTGACTCTCTTTTATGGCCACACTCCTCCTCAAGAATTCTGACAGCAAAAGATTGAGGTAAAGTGATCTGGAATAAAGCAATTCAACCCCGCAAAACTCTTGTTGTTTAGAAGGCTCTTCATGGGCATTTACTAACTAATGAGGTTTTTTACTTCCATCTCGTTGCTCTTTTTGCGAAAGTCATGCAGAATCGGGTACACATCTTCTTTTGTATTGTTATGAAATTGTGGCCTTATGGAAATTGGTTtgccttctattttctcattcattctcgcATTGGGGTACccttgatgaagtgtttaatggtgttggtgtttcagCGTTCCCAAAACCTAAATGTCAACTTTGGTTTCTAATCTCCTGctctaatttggtttatttggatcaCTAGGAATCTGATGCGTTTCGAAggtaagatttttaatgtgttggaaGCTCAACGTCATCTTTTGAAATTATTCAGAGAGTCTGCTCtgcattcttttcatccttaCAAGAAACATCAtgatatgtctattttctctattcttggtatctcacaactgtcTGCCAATGCTACCAGCTTCATCTCGTCCTTTAATTAAGGGTTTCTTGGCTGAGGGCTTGTTATTTGCTATGAGTTTTTATATCTATGCTTTTGCATTTGTGGGTGTACACATGCCGGATTGACCTTTTGTTTATCCTCTTTGTTGGAGTTTATCAGACATAGGAGATCAAGTTCTTTTGTCCAGCTCctttgttaaataaataaataaaagttttgcaaaaaaaaagtcaaatttTGAAACTTGACAGGAGATATGAATAAGATGACGGGTTTATGATCGATCACTCAATCCCTCGAACTCTATAACCATGAGAAGTTTTTAACATCGCTTCTGGCAAAATCTTTAATTTACTTGATTATATATTCCATATATATACCCTAATTTTACTTGATTACTTCGTCCATGGCTGGCTACATTTCAGTGATCTGCCCACTCAACGTACTTTACACAAAACGTTGGCTGTAGTACGGCAAACCACTGAAGCTTGTGTACGTCGTGTGACCAGTGGTGTTGTGCTTGTTGCTTGGTGGTCTTCATTACCAATAAATGTTTTTACAGGAAGCTCCTTGTTTGTTCTTGCATGTTATTTTTCCTTGCATGCAATTTCAATTTACACAGCGATGATGGAGAGTTATTTGGCCTCTGGCATTCAGATTTTATCAGGAATCATTTGGTCGCGAGCATTAGCTACCTCAGTACCTAGGCGGCCTAACCTCAGTGTTGAAGTGAAGATTTTGACAATAAATTTAGGGTTTTTTGTTTATGAGCGTGTCTACTGAGTCTTTGGGCCTAGGACTCGTGTCTTTTCTAACTTCTCAGTGTTGCGTTTGTAATATGTGCttcatgtgttttttttaatcaataaCGCTCAAATATATGGTATGGTACACCATGAATAcccttttgtttgttttctaaGGCAATGTAATTGAGAGTGCACCAACAAGCTAAGAAATTACAAAAACCTagaaaaactaaaaatcaCCAATTTCTTAACAAGTTTTATGATGAAATCCGCTGTAATTCGCTCAATCGTAACTAGAACCAAAGCCTTTGTCAATATTAGCTAACTTATTTCTGAAACAAGAAACCTGAATTTAGGTCtccaaacaaaaaataatatgGAGTCCAAATCGGCCAAACCCAACCTTCAGGGTCCATATCCTAACCCAACAACCTAAGCCCTTGGGCCCCCACAGAGATCTAGCCCAAGTAGCAATACTCAGGACACCCAAAGATCTGGGCACCCAAGAATTGCCGACTAGAGCCACACCGTCCTCCACCGTAGCACCACTCTAGCAAACAACCAACCACTCGCCCCGTTCCCCAATCCTGAACAAACGCCACCAGCCCACATCCAACGTCGTTCGGAACATCCTTGCCAAGCCAAGAATCCGGCGTTGACATCCATCCTTGCACCGATCTAACTATTGGTACAAATGCCCAGCCTTCGACAACCTTCTTCCCGAAAAAACCTTCTTTTGAGATCCACGCTGCCAACCAAGAACCGAGATCCCAAATCCTTCTTGTGAAGGATCGATGACCCCTCATGTCGTTCGACCTCCTTGAAACCCTTGTCCTCCAAATCTGAGAGAGAAGCAGAATAGGGGAAAGAGGGAAACACGAGCCACTGCCGTGAGAAAGATGGACCACGTCGTAGAGGCACTAGCCAGAAAAGGAGAAACCAAGGGTGTCTCCGCCTTTGAGGGCACGACACTAGAGGAAGTGTCGCTGAGATTCTCCAACGAAGATGGAGAAAATTGAAATGTTGGCCACTAAACGATGTTGCTCTTGCAAACCCTAGTAGAGAGGGTTTTGCCATAAAtctacaataaaaaaaattcactacTAGAATTGTGTTAATAGACATCACGTCATTTCAATCGGTTAGAAAAACGCATCATGTTAATTTGTTTAACATCAGTTTTCAAATAACCGATATCTCTTATAAATATTCATCACTTTCTCTTTTGGACGATGTTAATCGGtttcatcaaaaaaaaatttaaagggTGTGAAATAGattaa encodes:
- the LOC126787321 gene encoding LOW QUALITY PROTEIN: kiwellin-like (The sequence of the model RefSeq protein was modified relative to this genomic sequence to represent the inferred CDS: deleted 3 bases in 2 codons), whose amino-acid sequence is LVFVFISIPLPYSTAISSCNGACQTLDDCDDQLICINQRCNDDPDVGTHICSRGESSCITSGTLVCKGKSYPKYTCSPPVTSATKALLTLNDFSEGGDGGGPSYCTGKFHSNSERIVALSSYWVFDNKSRCGKMIRITTSNGKTTTAKVVDECDSRAGCDKMHAGQMPCRNNIMDGSVAVWKALGLDTNKGVFPVTWAMV